Sequence from the Xenorhabdus nematophila ATCC 19061 genome:
TAAAGGTGTTCCTATCAGGACTCTGTCACTTTGGTTGATACGATTTACAAAAGAAGCAATAGCGGTAATAAAAAGCGGCAATATGGGTAAATTTCCCTGCTTCGCCCTGGTTAAAAATGATTTATAGCTATCAGGCCCGATAAAATGGATGAGCCGGCTATTTTTTCTTAAATCAGTGGATACAGTGGTTTCTTTTCTGCATTGAAAAGGCACATCAGGTAAATAACGCAGTAACTCTTTCCAATAATGAGCTGATCTTGCAAATTGCTGGCTATAATTTTCTGGTATGGGTTGTGCAGCAAAATCAAGGAATTGTTCCCCTATATTTTTTCTGGGCGCATTTCCCAAATTAAGTTGTTGGTAAGTATCAAAAATATGCCGAAGCCAATTAGCATAACCGACACCGTCAATAATAATGTGGTGAGAAATAAAATATAACCAGAAACGATTGATAGCGAGCTGGATTAAACCGACCCGATAAAGTACATCTTGTTCTAATCTAAATGGTTCAGAGAATATCTGCTCCACAATAACCAAAGCTTTAGATTCCGCCTCATCTTCACCTGAAAGATCTAAATGAGATAATTCAAAGTGATGATCTTTAACAACATGAGCAAATTCGACTGTATCTTCTAAATTATCTGGATCAATAGTCTGTGCCATTGAGAGCCTGTCTATAATGGAACATCTAAGTATAGTATGCTCCTGGAGCGTCTCTTTTATGGCACATTCTAAATTATTTATATTAATCGGTTGATTAATCTCAACATAACCACCTATATTAAGCCCTGTGGTATCTTCTCTATTGATATGATCAAGATAAATCTCTTTTTGCTGTTGACTTAGCGGAATAACAAGCTGCCCGACTTTATCTAGAAACATACTATAAGTTCCTTTAAAAAGGATTATCTTTTTATTATTGATATACCTTTCTTCTTTCAAGTTACGGCTTCGTTGGCTGCTCTCGTTGACCCCAGCCAGCGTTTTTATAAATCTTGAAATTTATTGGGTATAGGATCATTAAAATTATCCCCTCACAATAATTTCAGCCAACATTTCCTCATACTCGTCATAATAACCCACTTCGATAAAGCCAAAACGTTGATAAAATAATTTATGGCGTTCACTAGTTTCCTCATAGCAGACGGTGATCCTATGACAATCAGGTTGTTGTCTCATTTCATCCAGCAATAATTCCATCGCTGCACTTCCAATACCTTTATTCTGATGTGATTTATCAATCATCATCCGGTACAAATTATATTCGTTAGGTTTTCCTTCATTAACACAACGCTCATACAACGCAAAACCCACTATTTCATCATCACAGCAAATCACCCTTGCTTTACAATATTCATTGTAATGTGATTCAACAATTGATTCTGAATTTGGTGCGACGAATTCTTCTTGCCCGGGTTCAACTTCAAGACACATCACATCTTCATAGTTGTCTTTATTCACATCAGTCAAAGTTACTTTCATAATTAATCTATTTGCCTTTTAAGAAATATAATTAAGGTACGGACGGTACTTCTCGAAAAAACGTTCACGCTTTATTAAGCCCAAAAGCCCGCATAAACTTAACCCATTGTAATACAGATTTTCACGCGGCATTTTTTCTTTAATGCTTTTAAAGCTCGCAATAGCTGAAGATCTAGTATGAAAATCAATATTAAAAGAAATGCTGTCAGTCAAGGTTCTGACATGATGAAGCATACCTGCGGGCATGAGCAACATATCACCTTGATGCACCTCAATGGTGCAGTTGCTTATATTAACGAATTTATTATCGCCCTGAATTTCTGGATTATACTCAAACCAACGCCAACCCCGACGAGAACACGCATTTCTTTCTTCCCAGGGAATAAAAGTAAATCTTTTACTCCCCTGTATCTGAAAAAATAGATTATTTGTTCTCAAAGTATCAAAATGCAGTGGGGTTACAGCACCCGCCGGAGACATAAAAAACTGAACAAACTGCCACCAATCTTCTCGATAAAGTTTTGGCAACGCCATTAAAGGAAAATCACCGATATCATCAAGTAATTGTTGGGCCTGTAAGAAAATAGGAATGTCATGGCAATAAGGAATACTGCCCCCTTTTTCTCCCTTTTTATATTCATTCAGAAGTTCCAAATAACGATACATTTTAGCGGGTTCAAAACGCACACCATCTGCATCAAAAAATTTAATTATTACATCAATTTGGGGACACTTAGCTTGAAAATAATCAGCTCCCCATCGTTCTATCGCAGGCCAGTCTTTCAATAATCCCCGAAAAACAATTGCGCATCCCTGAGCAAGTGTGCGATGACATTCATTCTGATCAAATCTCGTCACTTCTACTACACAGCCCATAGTGTACTCCTAGATAAAACCTTATTCCTGATTGTTATCGGCCAATACTCTCTGGGTTTGACTTTCGGAATCATTACCGTACTCCGATTTTAAACTGATGAGAGCCTGCTCTATAATATTCAATCCTTTTTCAAGCGTAACTTCATCAATCGTCAAAGCAGGCATCAATTTCAATACCTCATCGTTTGGGCCACACCGCTCCACAATCAAACCATTTTCAAAACAATACTGAACTATGCGTTGCGTTAATGCAGGATTGATCATCTCAATACCCTGCATAAACCCAATGCCTTTCACGCTCAATACAATTTCATGATATTTCTCAACGAAATGACTCAGGAATGCGCGAATTAATTCCGCTTTATATTGGATTATTTCCTGAAAAGAACTATCACTCCAATATTCATTCAGCATCGCGGTTGAAGCAACAAACGCCAGATTATTACCCCGGAACGTTCCGTTATCTTCTGCCGGTTTCCACACATCAATATCGGGAGAAATAAGCAATAAAGCCATAGGTAACCCATTACCACCTATAGATTTGGATAAACAAATTAAATCAGGTTTAATATTCGCTCTCTCAAAACTGAAAAACGTTCCTGTACGACCACAACCAGACTGAATGTCATCAACAATCAATAAGATATTGAATTCTTCGGTAAGTTTTCTTAATGCGCTTAGCCATTCAACAGAAGCGACATTTAATCCGCCTTCGCCTTGTACAGTCTCAAGAATAACTGCCGCGGGAAGATCAATCCCTGAGCTGGGGTCAGTAAGTAGTTTTCTGAAATATCCTATATAATCAAATTCCCCTTCGATATAACCATCAAATGGTAAACGTGTGATTTGAGAATATAGCCCAGATTGGCGATGATGTTGACTCCCCGTTAAACTCAGTGAAACACCGGTCATACCGTGAAAAGCATTAGTAAAACAAATAATATTTTCTCTTTTTGTATATTTTCTTGCTAACTTTATCGCAGATTCAATCACGCTTGTCCCTGTCGGACTCGTAAATTGCAAACGATATTCAAGCTGTCTTGGTTTCAAAATCTTATCAACAAATGTCGATATGAATGTCCCTTTTGCTTCCGAATGCAAATCAAGCCCCATAACAATTCCATCATTTTGGATATATTTAATAATCTGCTGCTTTATATTTTCGTTATTATGCCCGTAATTTAATGCTCCCGCACCGGATAAAAAATCAATATAAAGTTTACCATCAACATCAGTTATAATGGAGCCTGTACCTGTTTTAAATATAGCCGGAAATGTTCGACAATATGAACGAGCTTTTGACTCATAATTATTGAATATCTCTTCCACTTTAACCTCTTTTTATTACTTATATTTTTAAATGGTTTTTATACTTGTAATAACCATATTTTTTAAAAAACATTAATCACAATATAGAGGGTCTATCAGGGCAACAGCATAAACAATAAAAAAGTCTTAAATGTTAAAAACTTCAAGATCTTAACTATAAAACTATATGCGGATTTTCATTATAAATATATTTATAAAAACAGACTCTAGCACCACAGAGCAGGTTATAGCAACCTAAAAGAAACGTGCAAAAAAACATAAAAAATACAGGCAATAATAAAAAATAAAAAACGTGACATTCATCACCATTAAAATAAATAATTATAAAATAACCCGATTAAATGATTATTTAGAAAAACAACTGAGTGACATTACATTATTCATCCCGTATTAAATTCACAACGCCAAAAAATTCAATCTTTATCCTGCACGGGATTATATAATAAGCGTAATATTATTTAATCACAGAGTTAAAAGGTAATGAGTTTCACTTTTATCACATTAAACTCTGTCAATTATAGATAAATATATTTTATTAATGTTCTATCAACCATTCCATGGCATTCTTAGCCCAAGAAGCACCCTCAAGTATTGATGAACCGATTTTATTGATGCTCATACCAAACACATCACGATGATTAGCGCACATCCAGCAAGAACATAAGCAAGGTGTCCGATAACATATACATACTGATGTTTTATCAGGCTGACCACCAGCATTATTGTATTTACTGCGTTTTGCCTTTAAGCGGTGCATATGATGCAGCCTAATAGCGGAGTTTTGATGAAATGCAGTCAAGTAAAAAATATAGATATTTAAACACCGTATTAATATCATGCCTTACAAAAGGATGATCGCCAACACTTAAAATACAGGTGTTGTCATATTCAATATCGGGATAAATAATGGTTAAATTAACAGCAAGAAAACATTCTTTGGTAAGTTGAGGGTAGAGCACGGGATCACTACAAATAAAGAACAAATGCTCCTTCGCACCTGTAAACAACATTATGGTTCCCTTTTTAACAGGTGCAAAGTTAATTGTCATACTAATCTGCTAATAACCCGATCTAGTTCGTTTTGTTCTCGCATCCTGTTTGCAAGTTATATCGCAACTTCATTTGATTTTCCAAGGGCAAAGAAAACGTTTTTTGGGTCGATCGGGTATGAACCACCGTGAGGATCGATCCACTCAGGGCAATGCGAGTGTGCGTAGTCCCTTATCTGCCATTTTGTCATATGACCGTATTCTGAATAAATGCCATTCAGAACAGCAAGCTTCCTTCATAAAACACACATAATAAATTGATTTGTAATATAAAAATAAATATATTGCAAATGTCGTTTTTTTGTGATTTTCAGGGTTTATTAACACTACACTCCTCCACTCCCCCCTCACATTCCACACCGAATCCTCCGGCATCTGAACACGAACAGAAATAGACCTGCCAACCGGAATATCACTCAAATCCTCGCCTGAATAGTCCTGATGTACATTTTTAGCGAACTCCAGTGCGTTGGGATGCTCCCGGTGATAGACCATTAATTTGATTGAACCGTCGGGTAACACTTCATAATTGACCCAAATCAGTGGTAACTTATTTTTGCATATCGGAATTTCAACCCCGCCATCGACTCCACCCCATGCAGCATCGGCATTAGGCAATAAAATATATTTTATTAAAAATCAAATAATTAAATAATTAAATAATTAAATTAATATTCATGACTGCAAATGATTATTGATGAATACAGATGACTAAACAAACGCATTTCTTTCATAAATGAACTCACCTAATTATTACGCGACTGCACAAATGCACAGCCGCTTAATCGTGAGTTCTGAATAGATTTCTCATAATGAATATCAACTAGTAGCGTAGAGATTAATGACTACGAGCCATATCCATTAGGAAGCGTTGATCTCTGGATTTCAATCACTTGCTCTACCGTAAGGAACTGAATAAGCATTATTTATCTTCCAGAGCCTTAATGATGTCCGCATATTTAGTTTGAGTTTTCAACAATGCTTGCCTGAATGATGTATTTGAAGCGTATTGAATTGACTTATCTGCACTTTTATCAGGGAATTTATTATCTCTAATATCAGGGTGCTTAAAGTATCGTTAACTTTTTCCATATACAGTCCATCCTGTGTTAATGACCATCTATGCCAATATTAGCACTGGCTGATTATAAAATAATCGAAATTAGCCATCCGTGTTTCCATAAAATCGTTATTGAAAAAGCCCCACATTTGTGAGGCTTAAAATGCTTATACAAGAGTATTGAACTTATATTTGGTTGCTATCACATGGAAATATTATGGCCCCTATTGACTATAACGGATCAACTTTAAGGCAGGACACTGCATGTTTAAAGCTGCCTTCCAGCAATGGGCGTGTTTTGGCACATTCAGCATCAGCCATTGGGCAACGGGTACGGAATACACATCCAGACGGAGGGTTAATCGGTGAAGGAAGTTCTCCTTCCAGCAATTCAATATGTTTGTTGCGTTCTTTGTCCGGATCAGGAATGGGTACAGCAGACATAAGTGCACGGGTATAAGGATGCAGCGGGTTATGATAAACCTCGTCGTAAGTTCCCAGTTCC
This genomic interval carries:
- a CDS encoding GNAT family N-acetyltransferase, producing MKVTLTDVNKDNYEDVMCLEVEPGQEEFVAPNSESIVESHYNEYCKARVICCDDEIVGFALYERCVNEGKPNEYNLYRMMIDKSHQNKGIGSAAMELLLDEMRQQPDCHRITVCYEETSERHKLFYQRFGFIEVGYYDEYEEMLAEIIVRG
- a CDS encoding cupin-like domain-containing protein; the protein is MGCVVEVTRFDQNECHRTLAQGCAIVFRGLLKDWPAIERWGADYFQAKCPQIDVIIKFFDADGVRFEPAKMYRYLELLNEYKKGEKGGSIPYCHDIPIFLQAQQLLDDIGDFPLMALPKLYREDWWQFVQFFMSPAGAVTPLHFDTLRTNNLFFQIQGSKRFTFIPWEERNACSRRGWRWFEYNPEIQGDNKFVNISNCTIEVHQGDMLLMPAGMLHHVRTLTDSISFNIDFHTRSSAIASFKSIKEKMPRENLYYNGLSLCGLLGLIKRERFFEKYRPYLNYIS
- the ectB gene encoding diaminobutyrate--2-oxoglutarate transaminase, coding for MEEIFNNYESKARSYCRTFPAIFKTGTGSIITDVDGKLYIDFLSGAGALNYGHNNENIKQQIIKYIQNDGIVMGLDLHSEAKGTFISTFVDKILKPRQLEYRLQFTSPTGTSVIESAIKLARKYTKRENIICFTNAFHGMTGVSLSLTGSQHHRQSGLYSQITRLPFDGYIEGEFDYIGYFRKLLTDPSSGIDLPAAVILETVQGEGGLNVASVEWLSALRKLTEEFNILLIVDDIQSGCGRTGTFFSFERANIKPDLICLSKSIGGNGLPMALLLISPDIDVWKPAEDNGTFRGNNLAFVASTAMLNEYWSDSSFQEIIQYKAELIRAFLSHFVEKYHEIVLSVKGIGFMQGIEMINPALTQRIVQYCFENGLIVERCGPNDEVLKLMPALTIDEVTLEKGLNIIEQALISLKSEYGNDSESQTQRVLADNNQE